From the Malus domestica chromosome 17, GDT2T_hap1 genome, one window contains:
- the LOC103439066 gene encoding ATP-dependent 6-phosphofructokinase 6-like isoform X2 → MAISDNREPKIATGPCGYVLEDVPHLVDYIPDLPTYPNPLQDNPSYSVVKQYFVNADDTVAQKIVVHKDSPRGTHFRRSGPRQKVYFESSEVHACIVTCGGICPGLNTVIRELVCGLNHMYGVKKILGIEGGYRGFYARNTIPLTPKVVNDIHKRGGTILGTSRGGHDTSKIVDSIQDRGINQIYVLGGDGTQKGASVIFEEVRRRGLKVVVAGIPNTIDNDIPVIDRSFGFDTAVEEAQRAINAAHIEAESFENGIGFVKLMGRYSGFIAMYATLASRDVDCCLIPESPFYLEGPGGLYEYIERRLKENGHMVIVIAEGAGQELLSERMNQQDASGNKLLQDVGLWLSQNIKDYFSKQRKMTINLKYIDPTYMIRAIPSNASDNVYCTLLAHSAIHGAMAGYAGFAVGPVNGRHAYIPFHRVTERLNKVVITDRMWARLLSSTNQPSFWDLKEVEAKKKEETKEETEGQLIVGENHTEATSASRPKE, encoded by the exons ATGGCAATTTCCGACAACCGCGAGCCCAAAATCGCCACGGGTCCGTGCGGCTACGTCCTCGAAGATGTTCCTCACTTAGTTGATTACATCCCCGATCTCCCA ACGTATCCCAATCCATTACAAGACAATCCCTCCTATTCGGTTGTTAA GCAGTATTTCGTCAATGCGGATGATACCGTTGCCCAAAAG attgttgtccacaaggataGTCCAAGGGGGACGCACTTTCGACGCTCTGGACCACGTCAGAAG GTGTATTTTGAGTCAAGTGAAGTGCATGCGTGTATCGTGACATGTGGTGGTATATGTCCAGGACTGAATACAGTTATTAGAGAACTAGTATGCGGGCTGAACCACATGTATGGTGTCAAAAAAATTCTCGGAATAGAG GGTGGATACAGAGGGTTTTATGCCAGAAATACAATCCCTTTAACGCCAAAGGTTGTGAATGACATCCATAAACGAGGTGGCACCATCCTTGGGACATCACGAGGCGGGCATGATACCTCAAAGATTGTGGACAGCATCCAGGACAGAGGAATTAATCAG ATTTATGTACTTGGAGGAGATGGAACACAGAAAGGAGCTTCGGTGATTTTTGAG GAAGTCAGGAGGCGTGGCCTCAAAGTAGTGGTGGCAGGAATTCCAAATACCATCGATAATGACATCCCT GTTATAGACAGATCTTTTGGTTTCGACACTGCTGTTGAGGAGGCTCAGCGAGCCATTAATGCAGCCCATATTGAAGCGGAAAGCTTTGAGAATGGTATTGGCTTCGTCAAGTTAATGGGCCGCTATAGTG GATTCATAGCAATGTATGCTACTCTTGCTAGCCGAGACGTAGACTGTTGTCTGATTCCAGAATCACCTTTTTATCTGGAAGGACCAGGTGGACTTTATGAATACATTGAAAGAAGACTGAAGGAGAATGGTCACATGGTTATAGTAATAGCCGAAGGTGCAGGACAAGAGCTTCTTTCTGAAAGAATGAACCAGCAGGATGCTTCTGGAAATAAGCTTCTGCAAGATGTTGGTCTGTGGTTATCGCAAAATATTAAG GATTACTTCTCGAAGCAGAGAAAGATGACTATAAATCTCAAATATATAG ATCCCACTTACATGATCCGTGCGATTCCAAGCAATGCATCTGATAATGTATATTGCACCCTCCTTGCTCACAGTGCCATTCATGGTGCGATGGCTGGATACGCGGGATTTGCTGTCGGCCCTGTTAACGGAAGGCATGCTTACATTCCGTTTCAT AGGGTGACCGAGAGGCTGAACAAGGTTGTGATCACTGACAGAATGTGGGCACGGTTATTGTCATCAACCAATCAGCCAAGCTTCTGGGACCTCAAAGAGGTCGAagcaaagaagaaagaggaaacaAAAGAGGAAACCGAAGGCCAACTGATAGTTGGGGAAAACCATACTGAAGCGACTTCAGCGTCTAGACCGAAGGAATAG
- the LOC103439066 gene encoding ATP-dependent 6-phosphofructokinase 3-like isoform X3 encodes MADEKTVLKTYPNPLQDNPSYSVVKQYFVNADDTVAQKIVVHKDSPRGTHFRRSGPRQKVYFESSEVHACIVTCGGICPGLNTVIRELVCGLNHMYGVKKILGIEGGYRGFYARNTIPLTPKVVNDIHKRGGTILGTSRGGHDTSKIVDSIQDRGINQIYVLGGDGTQKGASVIFEEVRRRGLKVVVAGIPNTIDNDIPVIDRSFGFDTAVEEAQRAINAAHIEAESFENGIGFVKLMGRYSGFIAMYATLASRDVDCCLIPESPFYLEGPGGLYEYIERRLKENGHMVIVIAEGAGQELLSERMNQQDASGNKLLQDVGLWLSQNIKDYFSKQRKMTINLKYIDPTYMIRAIPSNASDNVYCTLLAHSAIHGAMAGYAGFAVGPVNGRHAYIPFHRVTERLNKVVITDRMWARLLSSTNQPSFWDLKEVEAKKKEETKEETEGQLIVGENHTEATSASRPKE; translated from the exons ATGGCGGATGAAAAAACAGTTTTAAAG ACGTATCCCAATCCATTACAAGACAATCCCTCCTATTCGGTTGTTAA GCAGTATTTCGTCAATGCGGATGATACCGTTGCCCAAAAG attgttgtccacaaggataGTCCAAGGGGGACGCACTTTCGACGCTCTGGACCACGTCAGAAG GTGTATTTTGAGTCAAGTGAAGTGCATGCGTGTATCGTGACATGTGGTGGTATATGTCCAGGACTGAATACAGTTATTAGAGAACTAGTATGCGGGCTGAACCACATGTATGGTGTCAAAAAAATTCTCGGAATAGAG GGTGGATACAGAGGGTTTTATGCCAGAAATACAATCCCTTTAACGCCAAAGGTTGTGAATGACATCCATAAACGAGGTGGCACCATCCTTGGGACATCACGAGGCGGGCATGATACCTCAAAGATTGTGGACAGCATCCAGGACAGAGGAATTAATCAG ATTTATGTACTTGGAGGAGATGGAACACAGAAAGGAGCTTCGGTGATTTTTGAG GAAGTCAGGAGGCGTGGCCTCAAAGTAGTGGTGGCAGGAATTCCAAATACCATCGATAATGACATCCCT GTTATAGACAGATCTTTTGGTTTCGACACTGCTGTTGAGGAGGCTCAGCGAGCCATTAATGCAGCCCATATTGAAGCGGAAAGCTTTGAGAATGGTATTGGCTTCGTCAAGTTAATGGGCCGCTATAGTG GATTCATAGCAATGTATGCTACTCTTGCTAGCCGAGACGTAGACTGTTGTCTGATTCCAGAATCACCTTTTTATCTGGAAGGACCAGGTGGACTTTATGAATACATTGAAAGAAGACTGAAGGAGAATGGTCACATGGTTATAGTAATAGCCGAAGGTGCAGGACAAGAGCTTCTTTCTGAAAGAATGAACCAGCAGGATGCTTCTGGAAATAAGCTTCTGCAAGATGTTGGTCTGTGGTTATCGCAAAATATTAAG GATTACTTCTCGAAGCAGAGAAAGATGACTATAAATCTCAAATATATAG ATCCCACTTACATGATCCGTGCGATTCCAAGCAATGCATCTGATAATGTATATTGCACCCTCCTTGCTCACAGTGCCATTCATGGTGCGATGGCTGGATACGCGGGATTTGCTGTCGGCCCTGTTAACGGAAGGCATGCTTACATTCCGTTTCAT AGGGTGACCGAGAGGCTGAACAAGGTTGTGATCACTGACAGAATGTGGGCACGGTTATTGTCATCAACCAATCAGCCAAGCTTCTGGGACCTCAAAGAGGTCGAagcaaagaagaaagaggaaacaAAAGAGGAAACCGAAGGCCAACTGATAGTTGGGGAAAACCATACTGAAGCGACTTCAGCGTCTAGACCGAAGGAATAG
- the LOC103439066 gene encoding ATP-dependent 6-phosphofructokinase 6-like isoform X1, whose translation MLFGEADFHEALPTAFLGSTWGQQLFLEALGFLMNICTYPNPLQDNPSYSVVKQYFVNADDTVAQKIVVHKDSPRGTHFRRSGPRQKVYFESSEVHACIVTCGGICPGLNTVIRELVCGLNHMYGVKKILGIEGGYRGFYARNTIPLTPKVVNDIHKRGGTILGTSRGGHDTSKIVDSIQDRGINQIYVLGGDGTQKGASVIFEEVRRRGLKVVVAGIPNTIDNDIPVIDRSFGFDTAVEEAQRAINAAHIEAESFENGIGFVKLMGRYSGFIAMYATLASRDVDCCLIPESPFYLEGPGGLYEYIERRLKENGHMVIVIAEGAGQELLSERMNQQDASGNKLLQDVGLWLSQNIKDYFSKQRKMTINLKYIDPTYMIRAIPSNASDNVYCTLLAHSAIHGAMAGYAGFAVGPVNGRHAYIPFHRVTERLNKVVITDRMWARLLSSTNQPSFWDLKEVEAKKKEETKEETEGQLIVGENHTEATSASRPKE comes from the exons ATGCTTTTTGGAGAAGCGGATTTTCATGAAGCACTTCCAACAGCTTTTCTAGGAAGCACTTGGGGCCAACAGCTTTTCTTGGAAGCACTAggatttttaatgaatatttgc ACGTATCCCAATCCATTACAAGACAATCCCTCCTATTCGGTTGTTAA GCAGTATTTCGTCAATGCGGATGATACCGTTGCCCAAAAG attgttgtccacaaggataGTCCAAGGGGGACGCACTTTCGACGCTCTGGACCACGTCAGAAG GTGTATTTTGAGTCAAGTGAAGTGCATGCGTGTATCGTGACATGTGGTGGTATATGTCCAGGACTGAATACAGTTATTAGAGAACTAGTATGCGGGCTGAACCACATGTATGGTGTCAAAAAAATTCTCGGAATAGAG GGTGGATACAGAGGGTTTTATGCCAGAAATACAATCCCTTTAACGCCAAAGGTTGTGAATGACATCCATAAACGAGGTGGCACCATCCTTGGGACATCACGAGGCGGGCATGATACCTCAAAGATTGTGGACAGCATCCAGGACAGAGGAATTAATCAG ATTTATGTACTTGGAGGAGATGGAACACAGAAAGGAGCTTCGGTGATTTTTGAG GAAGTCAGGAGGCGTGGCCTCAAAGTAGTGGTGGCAGGAATTCCAAATACCATCGATAATGACATCCCT GTTATAGACAGATCTTTTGGTTTCGACACTGCTGTTGAGGAGGCTCAGCGAGCCATTAATGCAGCCCATATTGAAGCGGAAAGCTTTGAGAATGGTATTGGCTTCGTCAAGTTAATGGGCCGCTATAGTG GATTCATAGCAATGTATGCTACTCTTGCTAGCCGAGACGTAGACTGTTGTCTGATTCCAGAATCACCTTTTTATCTGGAAGGACCAGGTGGACTTTATGAATACATTGAAAGAAGACTGAAGGAGAATGGTCACATGGTTATAGTAATAGCCGAAGGTGCAGGACAAGAGCTTCTTTCTGAAAGAATGAACCAGCAGGATGCTTCTGGAAATAAGCTTCTGCAAGATGTTGGTCTGTGGTTATCGCAAAATATTAAG GATTACTTCTCGAAGCAGAGAAAGATGACTATAAATCTCAAATATATAG ATCCCACTTACATGATCCGTGCGATTCCAAGCAATGCATCTGATAATGTATATTGCACCCTCCTTGCTCACAGTGCCATTCATGGTGCGATGGCTGGATACGCGGGATTTGCTGTCGGCCCTGTTAACGGAAGGCATGCTTACATTCCGTTTCAT AGGGTGACCGAGAGGCTGAACAAGGTTGTGATCACTGACAGAATGTGGGCACGGTTATTGTCATCAACCAATCAGCCAAGCTTCTGGGACCTCAAAGAGGTCGAagcaaagaagaaagaggaaacaAAAGAGGAAACCGAAGGCCAACTGATAGTTGGGGAAAACCATACTGAAGCGACTTCAGCGTCTAGACCGAAGGAATAG